A region of the Paenibacillus sp. J23TS9 genome:
TGGAGGAAGGGCGGTTTGACCCTAAGGCGATTGATTGGATGGTCTGTCATTATTCATCTCATGTTTTCAAGGAAGAAATATTCCGGTTATTGGAACTTGGCGGGGTGACAATCCCGGAAGAGAAATGGTTTACGAATTTATACACGAAGGGCAATACGGGCTCGGCTTCGATTTATATTATGCTGGAGGAAATGCTGAATTCGGGACAACTCTCTGAGGGAGAGCAGGTGTTGTGCGTAGTGCCCGAAAGCGGTAGATTCCAAACCTCTGTCATGCTGTTGACTGTATTGGGATCATCATCAGAGTCGACACATGTAACCCAATAATCTGTCAGAAAAAATATTCTTCCGACTACCATGTCCATTGAAGGACTATAGAAGTGGAATGATAAAAACTAGAGCCATCCGCAATTTGGGTGGTTCTTTTATGTTGCCAGGCAGGTTGTTGGGCCTCATTACAATTCAACAAAAGTCTTTACATTTTATTCCTATTAGAATAACATCTAATTTAATGATATATAAATTAGATGTTTGTTGAATTTGGAGGTCGATTGTGATAATGCAGTTAGATAAGGTAGTCAACTATCATAAGGCGCTAGCAGACCCTACAAGGATAAAAATTTTGATTCTACTCGCTGATGGAGAACTTAATGGTCAAATATTGGCGGAAAAATTAAGTGTTACGCCTGCAACAATAACGCATCATACGACGAAATTACGAGAAGCGAGTCTGATTAATGAGCGAAGGGATAAAAATACGATATATTTTTCGTTAAATCACTACTTCATCAAAAATAATGCCAGCGCTACAGAAGATTTGATTTATAGAAAAGCTAACTCTAAGGGAGATATGGACATTTTGCGCGATGATCATAAGCGAATGAAAGATTCCATCATCAAAAACTTTTTCACATCCGATGGAAAATTGAAAAGTCTCCCCGTTCAACTTAAGAAAAAACTTATTGTGCTGGAACATCTCGTGTCCCAGTTGGATAAGGGGCGCAAGTATAGCGAGAAGGAAATCAATGATTTTATTAAGAATTTCCATGATGATTTTGCGACGATACGCAGGGAATTTATTATGCATCAATTCATGTTTAGAGAGAATCAAATTTACGAATTAAATCCTCAAGAAATGTGGGCAAGATGGGAGGTTCTCTCGTGACGACAGTAGGCATATTAGGTGTAGTACATGATGATGAGCTTAGGCAAAAGTATAATTTATCTTTGGATTTCATTAAGGAGTTAATATTAGAATTTAATCCGGATGTTAT
Encoded here:
- a CDS encoding metalloregulator ArsR/SmtB family transcription factor; translated protein: MQLDKVVNYHKALADPTRIKILILLADGELNGQILAEKLSVTPATITHHTTKLREASLINERRDKNTIYFSLNHYFIKNNASATEDLIYRKANSKGDMDILRDDHKRMKDSIIKNFFTSDGKLKSLPVQLKKKLIVLEHLVSQLDKGRKYSEKEINDFIKNFHDDFATIRREFIMHQFMFRENQIYELNPQEMWARWEVLS